The following coding sequences lie in one Zonotrichia leucophrys gambelii isolate GWCS_2022_RI chromosome 4A, RI_Zleu_2.0, whole genome shotgun sequence genomic window:
- the TENT5D gene encoding terminal nucleotidyltransferase 5D yields the protein MTEDLDHRFSYLTWDQIKILDQVLTEAIPIHGRGNFPTLEVKPKDIIHMVKEQLIEKQIHVRDIRLNGSTASHILVKHNGTSYKDLDIIFGVELPSELEFQVVKEAVLNCLLDFLPKCVNKQKITAQTMKDAYVQKMVKVSTDHDRWSLISLSNNSGKNVELKFVSSLRRQFEFSVDSFQIILDSILAVYRASDRPLTQDCHPAVIAESMYGDFNQAMDHLKYKLISTRNPEEIRGGGLLKYSNLLVRDFKPADEAEIKSLERYMCSRFFIDFPDVAEQQRKIESYLRNHFIGEEKSKYDYLMTLRGVVNKSTVCLMGHERRQTLNMITILALKVLGEQNIIPNAANVTCYYQPAPYISDRNFSSYYIAHGQPPVFYQPYPFHIQLQSGMV from the coding sequence ATGACTGAGGACTTGGACCACAGATTCAGTTACCTCACCTGGGATCAGATTAAAATCCTGGATCAGGTTTTGACTGAGGCTATACCTATTCATGGGAGAGGAAATTTTCCAACCCTGGAGGTAAAGCCTAAGGATATAATCCATATGGTAAAGGAGCAGCTCATTGAGAAGCAGATCCATGTCAGGGACATCCGCCTGAACGGTTCCACTGCCAGTCACATCCTGGTGAAGCACAATGGCACCAGTTACAAGGACCTGGACATCATTTTTGGAGTGGAACTTCCCAGTGAGCTCGAGTTCCAGGTGGTAAAGGAAGCAGTTCTCAATTGCCTATTGGACTTCTTGCCAAAATGCGTTAACAAGCAAAAAATCACGGCTCAGACCATGAAAGATGCCTACGTTCAGAAGATGGTCAAAGTCTCCACCGACCACGACCGCTGGAGCCTCATCTCCCTGTCCAACAACAGCGGCAAGAACGTGGAGCTGAAGTTCGTCAGCTCGCTGCGGCGGCAGTTCGAGTTCAGCGTGGACTCCTTCCAGATCATCCTGGATTCCATCCTGGCCGTCTACAGAGCCTCAGACCGGCCCCTGACACAGGACTGCCACCCCGCCGTCATCGCCGAGAGCATGTACGGGGACTTCAACCAGGCCATGGACCACCTGAAATACAAACTGATCTCCACCCGCAACCCGGAGGAGATCCGGGGAGGCGGCCTCCTCAAGTACAGCAACCTCCTGGTGCGTGACTTTAAGCCGGCGGATGAGGCTGAAATTAAATCTCTGGAACGTTACATGTGCTCCAGGTTCTTCATTGATTTTCCCGACGTTGCcgagcagcaaaggaaaatcgAGTCCTACCTGCGCAACCACTTCATCGGGGAGGAGAAGAGCAAGTACGACTACTTGATGACCCTGCGTGGGGTGGTGAACAAGAGCACAGTCTGCCTGATGGGGCACGAGCGAAGGCAAACCCTCAACATGATCACAATCCTGGCTCTGAAAGTGCTCGGAGAACAGAACATCATCCCCAACGCGGCCAACGTCACGTGCTACTATCAGCCTGCTCCCTATATCAGTGACAGAAACTTCAGCAGCTACTACATTGCCCATGGACAGCCCCCTGTGTTCTACCAGCCGTACCCTTTCCACATACAGCTACAGAGCGGGATGGTGTAG